The Candidatus Krumholzibacteriota bacterium DNA segment CCGACATCTACCAGGTGAGGGTTCCGTCGCATGCCAGGTGCGTTTCAATGACGATAAGGGAAGTCACCGAGGATCGGAACTTCCCCGACGAGTGCGTCTTTGTGGGAATATTCCGCGAAGAATCCGAAGAGTTTTTCATTCCCAGGGGAAACCAGAGGCTCCATGAGAATGACAGCATATTCCTCAGCGCCAAGAGCCAGGATATCAAGCGGGCTACAGATTACCTTATCAAGGTCTGATAAAGTCAGTTGAGACTCTTTTTATTCTAAGCTGTTTCAGTACCGCCCGGTCTGCCGCCGCGCCCGGGGGAACATCTCCCGCCCTTTTTCCGTATTTCTGAAAAGAACCCTTTCCGGGAACTTTTTTCGTGCGGACGTTTATAAAACGTCTGAATACGCCCGCAGGACCATCAGGCGAAAAGGCCTATCGGCTTTAACAGCCAGAGGTTTACGGATGTTTGACCTTGAAAATGACAGCATCTTCCGGTAGATTTGGCACAGTCCGGCGCTGAGTGGAATGGAATGGCCGGGGCAGAAGCGATTTTAGCAGATAATAATTGATCAGTTTAGAGCATGGTTTGTTATCAGATGAGGAGCTGATGAAAATGTCTATTGATGTCAAGAAGATAGGCGACAAGGTGGAGAAAGAGAGCGCCGTCCTCGAACAGGTGAGGGCTGAAGTCCGCAAGGTGATCATCGGGCAGGAGTACATGATCGAAAGGCTTCTGGTGGGGCTCCTGTGCAACAACCACGTCCTTATAGAAGGCGTCCCGGGTCTGGCCAAGACCCTGGCCGTGACGACCCTGTCGAGGACGATAAACGCTTCTTTCCAGCGGATACAGTTCACTCCCGACCTGCTTCCCGCCGATTTGATAGGAACTCTCATATATAATCCCCGTTCGGGTGATTTCACCACGAAAAAGGGGCCGCTTTTTTCCAATATCATCCTTGCCGACGAGGTCAACAGGGCGCCGGCGAAGGTCCAGAGCGCCCTGCTCGAAGCGATGCAGGAACGGCAGGTGACGATAGGCGAGGAAAGCCATGCCCTCGGTGATCCCTTCATGGTCCTAGCCACGCAGAACCCGATCGAGCAGGAGGGGACATATCCGCTTCCAGAGGCGCAGATCGATCGTTTCATGCTCAAGCTTGTCGTCACCTATCCATCGAAGGAGGAGGAGAAGAAGATCCTTCAGAAGATGGCTTCGAGCCACCCCGATCTCGATGTCAATCCGGTTATCGAGGCGTCCGACATTTTCCGGCTAAGAAGCCTCACCGACGAGATCTACATGGATGAGAAGGTCGAGGATTACATCATAGATATCGTCCAGGCGACGAGAGAACCGAAAGCGTACGGGCTCGACGTGGCCGACCTCATCCAGTACGGCGCTTCGCCGAGGGCGACGATATTCCTCGCCATGGCGTCGAGGGCTCATGCCCTTCTTCAGGGCCGAGGGTACGTTACACCGCAGGATGTGAAATCGATCGGGATGGATGTCCTCAGGCACAGGGTCATAATCACCTACGAGGCTGAGGCGGAAGAGAAAAGTTCGGAAGATGTAGTCACCTCGATTTTCAACAATGTCGCGGTACCCTGATCGGGCGTTGATCGGAGCAGTTGAAAAATGATCCCGGCGGAGCTTACAAAAAAGATCAAGATCCTGCAGATCACCACGAGGAAAGTGATCAACGACGTGCTGGCCGGCGAATACGGGAGCGTATTTCGCGGGCGGGGGATGGAGTTCGACGAAGTGAGGGAGTACATGCCCGGTGACGAGATACGGACCATCGACTGGAACGTGACCGCCCGCACCG contains these protein-coding regions:
- a CDS encoding AAA family ATPase, which codes for MSIDVKKIGDKVEKESAVLEQVRAEVRKVIIGQEYMIERLLVGLLCNNHVLIEGVPGLAKTLAVTTLSRTINASFQRIQFTPDLLPADLIGTLIYNPRSGDFTTKKGPLFSNIILADEVNRAPAKVQSALLEAMQERQVTIGEESHALGDPFMVLATQNPIEQEGTYPLPEAQIDRFMLKLVVTYPSKEEEKKILQKMASSHPDLDVNPVIEASDIFRLRSLTDEIYMDEKVEDYIIDIVQATREPKAYGLDVADLIQYGASPRATIFLAMASRAHALLQGRGYVTPQDVKSIGMDVLRHRVIITYEAEAEEKSSEDVVTSIFNNVAVP